In Pseudoxanthomonas sp. SE1, the genomic stretch TCGTGCAGGTCGGCGGTCATGCGACTCATGTCCGCTCTTTCAACCATTCGCGGGCGATGAACAGAGCCGCCAGCGAACGACCTTCCGAAAAATCCTCGCGCAGCATCAACTGGTCGAGGTCTTGCAACTTCCAGGGCACTACTTCCAACTCCTCGGGTTCATCCCCCGGCAGGCGCTCGGGGTACAGATCTCTTGCCACCACCAGCCAGGACTGGTGACTCATGTAAGTAGGTGCCAGGGTCAGGGCGCGCAGCACGTCGATACGGCGCGCACCGAAGCCGGCTTCTTCCTTCAGTTCACGGTCGGCCGCCTGCTCCGGCGTTTCGCCCGCGTCGATCCGGCCCTTTACCAGGCCCAGTTCGTAACGGTGCATGCCGGCGGCGTATTCGCGCACCAGGAGCACGGTGTCCTCGTCCTGCATCGGCACCACGACCACCGCGCCATGACCCTGCGCACGGAGCCGGTGGTAACGACGGCGTTCGCCGTTGCTGAACTCCAGATCCAGTTCCTCGACATGCCGGTCCGGCCCGTCTGCACGCTGGGTGATGCCGTGGATGGTGGGAAGTCGGCTCATGCGGCGGCGCGGCGTCCACGCCCGGCACGCAGGGCGTGGCGACGGAAGGGGGTGGGGGCCGATATCATGCGGGGATGCGACAAACGGATCATCAAGCTGGAATGCTAACAGAGGCGGACGACTGGCGTGCCCGCGATCTGTCGGTGGTGTGGCATCCCTGTACCCAGATGCGTGAGCACCCGCACACCTTGCCGCTGGTACCCATCGCGCGCGGTGATGGTGCATGGCTCATCGGACACGATGGCAGGCATTACCTGGACGCGGTCAGCAGTTGGTGGACCAACCTGTTCGGCCACGCGGAACCGCGCATCGGCGCCGCCATCGCCACCCAGGCCATGGCCCTGGAACAGGTGATGCTGGCCGGCTTCACCCATGCACCGGCCGTGGAACTGGCCGAACGCCTGCTTGCGGTCGCACCACGCCAACAGGGACGCACGCCGCTATCGAAGGTGTTCTACGCCGACAACGGCTCTGCCGGCGTTGAAGTGGCGTTGAAGATGGCGTTCCACTGGTTCCACAACCGGGGCGAACACCGCCGTACCAAGTTCATCGCGCTGGAGAATGGCTACCACGGCGAGACGCTGGGAGCGTTGGCGGTGGGCGATATCCCGCTGTACCGGCGCGTCTATGCGCCCCTGCTGACCGAAGCGCTGTTCGCCCCCTCGCCCGATGCCTACCTCGCGCGGCCCGGCGAATCGCCGGCCGACTGCGCAACGCGCGCTGCGGACGCACTGGCGGCCCTGCTGGACCAGCACGCGGGCGAAGTCTGCGCGGTGATCGTGGAGCCGCGCGTGCAGTGCGCAGGCGGCATGCGGATGCACCATCCGGACTACCTGGTGCGCGTGCGCGAACTCTGCGACGCCAGCGGCGCGTTCCTGATCGCCGACGAGATCGCGGTGGGTTTCGGTCGCACCGGCACGCTGTTCGCCAGCGAGCAGAGCGGCGTGATGCCCGACCTGCTGTGCCTGTCGAAGGGGTTGACGGGTGGCTTCCTCCCGCTGGCCGCCGTCCTGGCGACGGAGACGATCTACGACGGTTTCCTCGATGACGCGCGCGAACGCGCCTTCCTGCATTCGCACAGCTACACCGGCAACCCGCTGGCATGCGCGGCGGCATTGGCCTCGCTGGACATCTTCCGTGCCGACGACGTGCTGGCGCGCAATCGCGCTACGGCCCGCGCAATGGCGACGCTGGCCGAGCCGCTGGCCAGGCACCGCCACGTGGCGGACCTGCGCCAGGCCGGCATGATGCTGGCCTTCGAACTGACCCAGGACGGCGACAAGGCCACGCCCTTCCCGTCCAGCGCCCGCATCGGCCTGAAGGCGTACCGCGCGGCTTTGGCCCGCGGCGTGGTGCTGCGCCCGCTCGGCGACGTGCTGTACTGGATGCCGCCGTACTGCGTGGATGAGGAACAGCTGCAGATGTTGGCCGATGTCACCCGCGCGGCGATCGACGAGGCGACGGCATGACGTGCCACGACCAGAGCGATTCCCGCCCGAGGGGCTTCAGCGCCGCCTGTGGTTGCGGAAGAACCGACATGGCCACTCACTCGATGGGCGCGCTGCAGCGCGTTCGTTGTCATGACGGCGGACATGTCGTCGTGGCGCGGGTTGGAACTTCTCCAGGGAGCGTCGCATGCGCCTGACCCGTTGCTTCGTCGACCTGCCGCTGCACGAAGGCGCGCGGCTCGCGCTGCCCGAAGCCAGCGCCAACCACCTGACACGCGTGCTGCGCCTGCGCGAGGGCGATGCCTGCGTGCTGTTCAACGGCGACGGCCACGACTACGACGCCCGCCTCGCCTCCGTCGGCAAGCGCGAGGTGGTGGCCGAGATCGTATCGATGCGCGCGGTGGACAACGAATCGCCGCTGCACATCACCCTGCTGCAGGGCATCGCACGGGGCGAGAAGATGGACCTGATCCTGCAGAAAGCAACCGAGCTCGGCGTAGCCGCGATCATCCCCGTGACGGCCGAACGCACCGAAGTGAAGCTGGACGCCGAGCGTGCCGAGAAACGCGTGGCGCACTGGCGCAATGTCGTCGCGTCCGCGTGCGAACAGAGCGCACGTGCCCGCCTGCCGTCGTTGTCGCCACCGGCCGCACTGGCCGAGGCGGTACGTGCGGTCGACGGCGACGCGATGCGGCTGACGCTGGATCCTGCCGGCGACGTGTCTCTGACCACCGTGCAGGTGGCCTCGGCTGCGGTGGTGGTGGCGATCGGACCGGAAGGCGGTTGGTCGCCACGCGATCGCGACACGCTGTCCGCAGCGGGTTTCATCGGGCTGCGCCTCGGCCCCCGCATCCTGCGTACCGAAACCGCGGGACTGGCCGCCATCGCCGCGCTGCAATCGCGTTTCGGCGATCTGTAGGGCGGGCCCTGGCCCGCCGCGGAGCGGTATCGGGTGGGCCTGAGCACGGGCCATGCATCTTGCGTGCGATGAGTGAAGGTGGGCCAAGGCCCACCCTACGATAGCGATATCTCAGGCCGCGTTGGCCAGCGCGTCACCGAGCATCGATTCGACGACTTCCAGGTCGGGCAGCACGGCGGCTTCGTCGCCGAGCAACACGCGCACCTTCACCCCGACCGGCAGGTCTTCTTCGGTCGCGTCGGCCAGCAGGCCATCGCGCGGCACCGACACCAGGCGCGGGAACGAGGGTGTCAGCAGCGCGAAGTACGGGCGATCCTTGTCGCCACTCAGCGCCTTCAGCACCACGATCTTGCTGTTGAGGGCCACCGGCTCGTTCGGATTGCCGCTCAGGCGGCCGAACGCGACCAGCGGCACCGACCAGCCATGCCAGTCGATCCGGCCCGGCAGCCAGTCGGGCATGTCCGCGATCGGCTCCACCGGCGCACGCGTGAGCACTTCGGCCACGGTGGCGTTGGGCAGCAACAGGCGGTACTCGCCGGCCTGGATCAGGACGCCACGGATTTCGTCGTTGGAATGGGCCATCGTATGTTCCTCAGAACCAGCGGTCGGTCAGGCGCTGTGCCAGCTGCACGGGCGCGCCAAGTTCGGCACCGCGTGACGCCAGCGCTTTCGGTGCCACCGGGTCGTAGCAGCCATCCTGCGACTGGCCCAACACGAGTGCACCCTGCTCGCCCAGCGCGGCGACCGGGTCCACCAGTGCGCTGTCGCTGCCGCTGAGCAGCAGCACCGCGCTGTCGGCCGGCGGCAGCTGCGGGATCATCGTGTGGATCACGGCGCCCGGGCGGAAGCTCACCGCGCCCGCATCCACGAAGGGCACCACGTCACCGGGCAGTATGTAGATATGGCCCGCTTCGGCGGGCTTCCCGGCTTCGGCCAGCAACACGGGCATGTGCGCCACGCGCTCCATCTGCCGGACCAGGTTGTCGTAACGGCCGCCGTCCAGGCGCAGATGCACCAGCACCGGCTTGGGGAATCCGTCCGGCAGCTCGGCGAGCAACTTGCGCACGGCATCGGGCCCTCCGATGCCGGCGAACACCAGTACCGCGCCCTGCACCCGCACGGCGCCCGCAGCGCCGCCGGATTCCAGCGGCTCCAGTTCCAGGCTGGACAGGTCGAAGGTCGGAGCAGGCACGGGCGGTGGCGCCACGACGGGCGCTTCCGGGAGCGGCGGCGGCAGGGAGGGCGCAGCGATGGGCTCCGCGTCGACCGTGGCATGACGCAGCCAGTCGTCCGCGTCGATGACCGGCTCCGCGGCCGGGCGCGTCGCCAGGCCACCGGTGTAGGCGAAATCGTCACGCGGAAGTTCGAACGCCATGTCGGCCGCTTCTTCCAGATGCAGCGAAATCTCCGCGCCCTCGTGCAGTTGCGCGGGCGTCACCGGCAGGCCGGGCTCGAGCTGCAGGCCGACGTCTTCTTCGCGACCGGGCGGCAACACGTCCTGGTGGCCGTGCAGTTTCGCCGCCAGGTGCCGCGCCCAGCGCTGGGCTTCCCAGCCCTGGCGCCGCGCAGCCAGTTCGGCTTCGTCGAAGATCACGGCCACCGAGGGGTCATGCAGCACGCTGTCGAAGCGCTCCAGGCACTCCTCGATGGCCGGCTCCAGCGCCACCAGCACCACCTGCGGCGCACTGCCGCCGAGGGCTTCCGCATCGAGCGCATTGGGATCGTCTTCCAGCACGATGTCGGCGCCGGCTTCATGCAGCGCCACACGCAGGCGCTCGCGCGCTTCGCCCGGCCGTGCCAGCAAGGCAACGCGTTTGGCTTCACTCACGGACACGGGCGATTCCCAGCAGGTCGTAGACGTTGCGCATCAGGTCGAGCTCCTGGTACGGCTTGCCCAGGTAGCGCTGCACGCCGATATCGAAGGCGCGCTGGCGATGCTTGTCGCCGGTACGCGAGGTGATCATCACGATGGGCACGTCCTTGAAACGCGGATCGGCCTTCATCGCGGTGGCCAGCTCGTAACCGTCCATGCGCGGCATCTCGATGTCGAGCAGCATCAGGTCGGGCACGCGCTCTTCCAGTTTCTCCAGCGCTTCGACGCCATCGCGCGCGGCGCTGACTTCGAAGTTGTGGCGTTCCAGCACGCGGCTGGTCACCTTGCGCATGGTCAGCGAGTCGTCGACCACCATCACCAACGGCACGCGGCGCTGTTCGACCGCGGCGACCTGCTGGGTCGGCTGCTGTGGCTGCGCCAGGTGGCGGCGCACCAGCGGCGCGGCATCCAGGATCACCACCACGCTGCCGTCGCCGGTGATCGTGGCACCGTAGATGCCGGGGATGGACGCGATCTGCGGCCCCACCGGCTTGACCACGATCTCGCGGTTGCCGAGCACCTGGTCGACCGCGACGGCGGCGCGCAGATCGCCCGCGCGCACCAGCAACAGCGGCACCTGCGGCTGGCCCTCCGCCTTGGCCGGCCCCTGTCCCACCAGGTGGCCCAGGTTGTAGAGCGGATAATCCTCGCCGGCGTAGTGGTAGCTGCCAGCCCCTGCACTGAAGCGGGCGTGGCTGATGCGACCGATGCCGCTGACCGCCGCCACGGGCACCGCGAACTGCGTTTCGCCGATCTGCACGAACACGGCCTGGCTGACCGCCAGCGTCTGCGGCAGGCGCAGGGTGAAGGTCGCGCCCTTGCCAGGCACCGAATTGATTTCCAGCGAGCCACCCAGCTGGCGCACTTCGTTGTACACCACGTCCATGCCCACGCCACGGCCCGCCAACTGGCTGACCTGGTCGTAGGTGCTGAACCCCGGCTCCAGGATCAGGCGGTCCAGCGCGCTGTCGGGCAGCACTGCGCCCGGCTGCAGCAGGCCTCGCTGTTCGGCGCGCTTGCGGATGGCATCGCGGTTGAGGCCGGCGCCGTCGTCGGACACCTCCAGCACCATTTCCGAGCCTTCCCGGCGCAGCGCCACGTGCACGGTGCCTTCTTCCGGCTTGCCCGCCTTGCGGCGTTCCTTGGGAGATTCCAGCCCGTGCGCGACGGAGTTGCGCAGCAGGTGCTCCAGCGGCGCGGTCATGCGGTCCAGCACGTTGCGATCCATTTCGCCGTGCGTTCCGGAGAACTGCAGGCTGACCTGCTTGTGCGTCTCGGTGGCGGCCTGCCTCAGCACGCGGCGCAGGCGCGGCACGATGCCTTCGAACGGCAGCATGCGCGCGCGCATCAGGCCATCCTGAAGCTCCGAACTCACGCGCGACTGCTGTTGCAGCAGGCCGTCGTACTGGCGCGCCAGGTCGTCGAGCACGCCCTGCAGGCCGCTGATGTCGGCCGCCGATTCGGCCAGCGCGCGGCTGAGCTGCTGCAGCGTGGAGAAGCGGTCCAGTTCCAGCGGATCGAACGTCGGGTCCTGCTTGTCGTGCTCGCGCTGGTAGCGGGCGACGATCTGTGCCTCCGTCTCCAGATCGAGACGACGCAACTGGTCGTGCATACGGATGTTGGTGCGGTCCAGTTCGGCCATCGCGCCGCGGAACGCACCCAGCTGCTGCTCCAGGCGGGCACGGTAGATCGCGACTTCGCCGGCGTTGTTGACCAGGCGATCCAGCAGGTCCGCGCGCACGCGCACCTGCTCCTGCTGGCCCATCGGGAAGAACTCTTCTTCCACCGGGGCCGCCACGTCGGTTTCGATCGGCGCCGACAGTGGCGCCAGTTCGACCGGGACGGTGGATGCATCGGCTGCCGTCGGCGCATCAGGCAGTTCGATGCCGCGGGCACGGGCATTGAACTCGGCGATCATGCCGTCCGGAATGGCGACGGCGCGACGCGCGGTGACGCGGGCAAGCTGGGCGTGCAGCGCGTCGAAGCCGCGCTCCAGCAACTGGATGGCGCGACGGTCCAGCTCGGTGCGCTGGCCGGCGATCGATTCCAGCATCGATTCGATCGCATGGCCCAGGTCGCCCACGGCGTGGATGCCGGCCATGCGGGCGCCACCCTTAAGCGTATGCAGGTCGCGCTGCAGGCCGATGACCAGCGCGCGGTCTTCCGGCGTGTCGCGCAACTTGGCGATCAGATCGTCGGAGTGGTCGAGCAGGTCGTTGCCTTCCTCGATGAAGATCTCGACCAGGTCCAGGTCGAGCCCGGTCAGGTCGAGGGCCTCTTCCGGCTCCGGCATGTCGGCGGGTGCACTGGTCACGGCAGACTCCTCGGCTTCCACGGAGGCGACGACATCGGACGGCGCTTGTACGGCAGCTTCGAGGGCTTCCGCGTCTTCCGCTGCTTCAACCGGCTCAACGACGTCTTCGACAGGCATGTACTCCACCGCGACGGCATCGTCCACCGACGGTTCTTCCACGACGGCATCGAAACCGGTCGCCCCGTCGGCAGGCGCTTCGGTCGCCGCTTCTTCGAGGGAGATACCCTCGACTGCAGGGGCCTCGGCGCGTTGCTCTGCGGCATCCCGCTCTTCGACGACAGACAGTGCTGCATCATCGACAACGACTTCGTGATCCAGCGTCGCCGCCGGCGCATCCGCGGCATCGACATCGGACGGCACCTCATCGGAGGCGTCGACGGTAGCGGCCACGTCGCCCGGCACTTCCGCCGGATCAGGCTCACCGGCTTCCAGAACATCCGCCGCCGGAACGTCAGCGGGCTCGTTCGCGTCAGGGATGTCATCCTCGCGTGCGGCGGATTCAGCGTCCGCCACATCCTCGTTCGCGTCGTCGAGAACGGGGGTCGTGTCGGCCGCGACAGCATCGGTTTCGACCAGGAACGCGGGCAGATCGGCGTCCACCACCAGGGCGTCATCGATCGGCGCGGCGAATGCGTCTTCTTCCTGCGCCTCCATGGAGGCTTCCGTCGATGCGTCGGCAACGGAGGAGGACTCCATGTCGATCATGGCGCCATCCGCCACCCCGGCATGAACGTCTTCGCCCACCTCTGCCGGCGGCGTCGCGTGTCCGACTTCCGATTGCCGTGCGCGAGGCAGGATGCGGTAGTCGATGTCGTAGAACGTCACGCCCTGCGATGCGGGCTGCCCCAGGTCCACCGTGGTGGATTCCTCCGCAGGCATCGCGGCGCCGGATGCAGCATCGGCCGCTTCGACGGCCGGTACTTCCGGCGTGACGTCGTCCGTCGTCCTGGTCGCGGCAGGATCGCCCGCGCCGTTGGCGGCATCGTCGAGATACGCGGACAGGTCCAGCGCGGAGAGTTCGATGTCGGACGGCGCGACCGGCGGTGCGATCGTCGGCATCTGCCCGACATAAGTGCCCTGGTGTGCGTCATCCACGATCTGGGCGCCGTGGCGCAGGTCGGGCAGGCTGTCGCGCAGCGCGGCGAGCTGGCCTGCCAGCGCCGCGAATACCGGGATGCGCGGCGACGGGGCCTGCAGGGCCGCGATGCTGCGGCGGATCGCCTGCGCGGTGTCGGCCAGCGCGGCCACGCCCTCGGGCGTCGGTGTTTCGACCGCCGACAGCAGGCGTTTGACGTACTGCTCCGCCGACGAGGTGACATCGGTGATTTCCGGTACGTCCGCCATCGCCAGCGCACCATTCATGGTGTGCACGGCGCGCAACAGTTCTTCCGTGACCGGCGTGGCCTCCACCTGGGCCTTCTGCAGCCAGGTATCGACCGTATCGAGGTGGTTGTCGACTTCGGTTTCCAGGATCTCGCGCAGCACCGCGTCGACGGACGCCGGCGTGCCTTCGGTTTCGGGTTCGAACACCGCAGGCACGTCTTCGACCACGGGCGCGGCCGTCTGCGCCAACGTCGGCTCGATGAAGTCCGCTTCCTCGTCCAGCACGGTCGGTTGTGCGCTGTAGTACGCCTCTTCGCCCGCGGCCAGGCGATCCGCCACGTCCTGCAGGCCGGCCAAGTCGGCCGTCACGCTGCCCTGGCCGCGCAGCGCGGCGTTGAGTTGCGGCAATGCGTCGCAGGCCTGCTCCAGCAGGACTTCGACCGCATGGCTCGGCGCACGCGTGCGGTCGAGCACCCGGTTCAGCATGTTCTCGACCTTCCAGCTGAATTCGCCCAGCGTCTTTGCACCCACCAGGCGTCCGCTGCCCTTCAGGGTATGGAACACGCGGCGGATCGGGCGCAGGCGATCGAAATCTTCGGGGTTGCTGCGCCAGGCCGGCAGCAGCTGGCGCAGGTTGACGATTTCCTCGTCGAACTCCTCGAGGAAAACGTCGCGGATCTCGTCGTCGATATCGGTCGCATCGCCATCGAAGCCGCCCATGACGCCCGCCGCGGGCAGCGCGGCCGCCGCAGCGGCAATCTCGTGGCGCAGATCCGGGAGTGCATCGGTATCGGCATCGATACCGGCGATGTCAGACGCCGCCTCGGACACGTCCGCGGCCGTTTCGATGCGATCCCCGGCAACAGGCGCATCGCCGGCTTCCACGACGGGCGCGATCGCCTCTTCCGGCACGGACACCGGCGAGGCCGCCTCGGCATCACCGTCTGCTTCTTCGAAGCCGACCGGATCGAACGGATTGGCGCTGCCGGGCGAAGACACGGCGGGTGCGGTGTCGATCGGCTCCAGCGACAGCCCGGCGAACGAGACTGGCGCGGGCGTTTCCTCTACGGGGACAGGCACTCCGCCGGCCGCCGGCGCATCAACAACGGGCACTTCGGCAATGGGCGCAGCGACGGGCGCCACAGCGGCTGGCGAGGCTGCTTCTTCGACCGCAGGCGCTTCGGGCGGCAACGGCCAGTAGCGCAACGCTTCCAGGCTGCCGCGGGTGATCTCGAGGATGTCCTCGCGATTCGGGCGCCGCTCGCGCAAGGCTTCAAGGTAGTACTCGAGGCTGGCCATCGCATCGGCCAGGGTGTCCAGTTGCTGGCCACCGGGCACGCGCTTCTTGCCGATCAGCTCACCGCTGACATAGCGGCGCACACCGATGACGTAATCGCCCGCCTGCGCCAGTTCGAGCATGCGCAGCGCGCCCGCGACCTCGTCCAGCAGGCGCGGCACGTCGGTGAGTTCGCCATGGTCCCAGTTGGTTTCGATGAACGCGACGAAACGCTCGCGCGCACCGGCGAAATTGATGATGGCCTCCTGCGCCAGCACTTCGACCGTGCGTTGCGATTCGGCGGTGCTGGGATCGGGTGCCGCATCGCCAGCGCTGCCAAGGTGCGCGACCTGGTCATCCAGCGAGGCATCGACGTACAGCAGTGCGCCGGCGACATCGAGCAGCGTGCCTTCGTCCGCAGGGCGGGCGCCCGCCACGACTTCGCGCAGCGTGTCGCGCTGCTGCATCACCACGTCGCGCGCCACGCCCAGGCCCATCATGCCCAGCGTGTCGGCCACATTGCCGAGCTCGGCGACCTGCGATTCGAGTTCGCGCGCCTCGCTGCCGGTGCGCAGGTGCAGGTCCAGCGCGTCCTTCACGCGCAGGAGCTCTTCCTTGACCGCATTGCCGACGGTGTCGAGCAGTTCACGATTGCGACCACTGAGGCTGCTGCGTGCGTGGTCGATCTCGGCCTCGCTGGGCGTCACGTCGTCGCGGGCACCCGGCGGGAACAGCATGCTTTCGTTGAGGCCCGATGCGCCACGCGACGCGCGGATCTCGTTGAGCAACGGCAGCAGCACGATGGGAATGTCGCGGTGACCGTCCTGCAGCCGCTCCAGATAGTCCGGCAGCAGCACCGCGCCGCGCATCAAGGTGGAGCAGGCTTCGTCACGGTCGGCCACGCCACCTTCCTGCAACGCCTTGGCGAGCAGTTCCAGCTCTTCGGCGACCATCGCAGGCGCATACAACTCCACCATGCGCAGCGTGCCCTGCACCTGGTGCAGGTAGCCGGCGCAGAAGCGCATGCGGCTGCTATCGGCGGGCGTTTCGACAAAGGCTTCGATTTCCTGCCGCACCAGGCGCAGGGTCTCGTCCAGCTCGGGCTTGACCCAGCCGAGCACGGCGTGGCTCATGGCTTCGCGCAGCGCACTCATGGGCAGGCTCCCGCGGCGACGGCAGGACCGTCAGCCTTGCGCTGCTGGCAGGCGGGATGGCGTAGGAAGTTCATGCAGTGCGTCCCGTCCTCAGCCCGGCAGCTTGAAGTCGGCGACCGAACGGCGCAGGTCCGCGGCCAGCTGCGCCAGGTGACCGATGGATTCCGCCGTCTGTCCCGCACCCAGCGAGGTCTGCGAGGTGATCTGGCGGATCACGCCCATGGTCTGGGTGATGTCCAGCGCGGCGGCCGACTGCTGCTGCGCGGCGCCGGAGATGCCCTTGATGAGGTTGTTCAGGTCGTTGGACACGCGCTCGATCTCGCCCAGCGCGGTACCCGCGTCTTCGGCGAGTCGCGCACCGGACACCACTTCGGCGGTGGTCTGCTCCATCGAACTGACCGCTTCGTTGGTATCGGCCTGGATGGTCTGCACCAGCGATTCGATGCGGCGCGTGGCGCCCGAGGTACGTTCGGCGAGGCGTTGCACTTCGTCGGCCACGACCGCGAAACCGCGGCCCGCTTCACCGGCGGAGGCCGCCTGCACGGCCGCGTTGAGCGCCAGGATGTTGGTCTGTTCGGAAATGTCGTTGATCAGTTCCACCACCGAGCCGATCTCCTGCGAGGACTCGCCCAGGCGCTTGATGCGCTTGGAGGTTTCCTGGATCTGGTCGCGGATCTGGTCCATGCCGCGGATGGTCTCGCGCACCACGCCGGCGCCCTCGGTGGCGATCTGCACCGAGCGCTGCGCCACTTCGGCCGACTCCGTGGAGTTCTTCGACACCTGGTCGATGCTGGTCGCGATTTCGCTGATTCGGTCGGATGCGGTGGTGATCTGGTCGGCCTGGTGGCCGGCGGCTTCCGCCAGCTGCAGGGCGGTGGCCTGGGTTTCCTGCGTCGATGCCGCCACCTGCACGGAGGTGTCGTTGATCGTGGTCACCAGATTGCGCAGTTCGTCCACGGCGTAGTTGATGGCGTCCGCGATGGCGCCGGTCATGTCCTCGGTCACCGAGGCCTTCACCGTCAGGTCGCCTTCACCCAGCGAGCTGATTTCGTCCAGCAGCCGCATGATCGCCTGCTGGTTGCGGCTGTTGTATTCCACCTGCGTCTGGTAGCGCATTTCCTGCTCGCGCTGGCGGGTGCGGTACAGCGACCACAGCAGGCCGATGATGGAGATCAGCGCCGCGATACCCGAGGCGATGCCCAGCCAGAAGTTCGGGAACAGGCGCGTGTCGCGGACCGAGCCGAATGCCGAGAAGGCCTGGAACAGGTTGGTGCTGTCCTGGAGCATCTGGCCCGAGCCGTTGGTCAGCGCGCCGGCGGCCGATTGCGCGGCAAAGAGGTTGCGCGAGCTGGCCAGGATCGCGTCCAGGTCCTTCTTCATCGCGGTCCACAAGGTTTGCGAATTGTCCAGTGCGGACAGGGCGGCGCCATTGCGGACCGCTGCGATGCCGAGGTCGGGGTTGCCGTTGCGCAGGCCTTCCAGCACCTGGCCGAATAGCACGGCGTCGCGACCCAGCGCGTCACCGGCCGTGGCCGCACCCGCGCCACCGGCACGGATTTCGGTCACGCGGCGCGCCATGGTGCCGGCCAGCACGACCTGCTGCAGTGCGCTGTAGATCTGCGACGAAGGTGCGCCGCCAGCGGACATCGCGCGGACGACTTCATTGAGCTGCGCCTGCAGGTTGGGCACCTGGGTCGCGAAACGGTCGGCGTTGCCGGCCAACGCCAGCACGGCGGCTTCGGAGGTCACGATCTGGTCGGCGTTCTTGCCCAGCGGCGCCCAGGTGGTGGTCAGCTTGGCCAGCGGCCCGGCGATGGCGCCTTCATTGCCGAAGCGGCTCTGCAGGTCGGAGACGGTGGACTCGACCGACTGCTTGGTCTCCTTGAAGGCCTTGAAGGCTTCGGCATTGCCGGCCACGGCCTCGCGACCCTGGTTGGCTAGCTGCTGCGACAGCACGCGCATGTCGGATGCGCCGGTGCTGGCACCGGACAAGCGGCTGCCCTGGTAGGTGGCCACGCCGGTATTGGCACCGAAGACCAGCACCGAAAGCGCGAGCAGCAGCAACCAGAAACTGTTGCCGAAACTGCCGATCTTGCTGGCGCTGGGAGAATCCGTCGCAGTGCTCATCGTTCAACCCCTGGATTGTTCTTGTTGTCCGCGCTCAAAGCGCGGTCTGACGGAATTCGGGCGTGCGCGCGAGCAGTCCCAGCGCGAAAACGCCCCATCGCTGGTCGTCGCTCGCGAAGGCCCGCTCGATGAAATGCGCGTAGCGGCCGTCTGCCAGCTCCCCCGGCTCGACCTGCTGCGATTCATGGAAGCTGCGCTGCCCGTACAACTCGTCGATGGTCAGCGCGACATCGCCACCGGCCTGGCGCATGACCAGCACGCGCTGGCCTTCGTGCAGCACCGTGCGCTCGCCCTCGAGGAACTGTTTCAGGTCGACCACCGGAAACAGGTTTCCGCGCAGGTTGCCGATGCCCAGCAACCACGGGTGCGCGCCGGGCACGGGCGTGACCGGCGGCATCTGCACGATTT encodes the following:
- a CDS encoding Hpt domain-containing protein, coding for MSALREAMSHAVLGWVKPELDETLRLVRQEIEAFVETPADSSRMRFCAGYLHQVQGTLRMVELYAPAMVAEELELLAKALQEGGVADRDEACSTLMRGAVLLPDYLERLQDGHRDIPIVLLPLLNEIRASRGASGLNESMLFPPGARDDVTPSEAEIDHARSSLSGRNRELLDTVGNAVKEELLRVKDALDLHLRTGSEARELESQVAELGNVADTLGMMGLGVARDVVMQQRDTLREVVAGARPADEGTLLDVAGALLYVDASLDDQVAHLGSAGDAAPDPSTAESQRTVEVLAQEAIINFAGARERFVAFIETNWDHGELTDVPRLLDEVAGALRMLELAQAGDYVIGVRRYVSGELIGKKRVPGGQQLDTLADAMASLEYYLEALRERRPNREDILEITRGSLEALRYWPLPPEAPAVEEAASPAAVAPVAAPIAEVPVVDAPAAGGVPVPVEETPAPVSFAGLSLEPIDTAPAVSSPGSANPFDPVGFEEADGDAEAASPVSVPEEAIAPVVEAGDAPVAGDRIETAADVSEAASDIAGIDADTDALPDLRHEIAAAAAALPAAGVMGGFDGDATDIDDEIRDVFLEEFDEEIVNLRQLLPAWRSNPEDFDRLRPIRRVFHTLKGSGRLVGAKTLGEFSWKVENMLNRVLDRTRAPSHAVEVLLEQACDALPQLNAALRGQGSVTADLAGLQDVADRLAAGEEAYYSAQPTVLDEEADFIEPTLAQTAAPVVEDVPAVFEPETEGTPASVDAVLREILETEVDNHLDTVDTWLQKAQVEATPVTEELLRAVHTMNGALAMADVPEITDVTSSAEQYVKRLLSAVETPTPEGVAALADTAQAIRRSIAALQAPSPRIPVFAALAGQLAALRDSLPDLRHGAQIVDDAHQGTYVGQMPTIAPPVAPSDIELSALDLSAYLDDAANGAGDPAATRTTDDVTPEVPAVEAADAASGAAMPAEESTTVDLGQPASQGVTFYDIDYRILPRARQSEVGHATPPAEVGEDVHAGVADGAMIDMESSSVADASTEASMEAQEEDAFAAPIDDALVVDADLPAFLVETDAVAADTTPVLDDANEDVADAESAAREDDIPDANEPADVPAADVLEAGEPDPAEVPGDVAATVDASDEVPSDVDAADAPAATLDHEVVVDDAALSVVEERDAAEQRAEAPAVEGISLEEAATEAPADGATGFDAVVEEPSVDDAVAVEYMPVEDVVEPVEAAEDAEALEAAVQAPSDVVASVEAEESAVTSAPADMPEPEEALDLTGLDLDLVEIFIEEGNDLLDHSDDLIAKLRDTPEDRALVIGLQRDLHTLKGGARMAGIHAVGDLGHAIESMLESIAGQRTELDRRAIQLLERGFDALHAQLARVTARRAVAIPDGMIAEFNARARGIELPDAPTAADASTVPVELAPLSAPIETDVAAPVEEEFFPMGQQEQVRVRADLLDRLVNNAGEVAIYRARLEQQLGAFRGAMAELDRTNIRMHDQLRRLDLETEAQIVARYQREHDKQDPTFDPLELDRFSTLQQLSRALAESAADISGLQGVLDDLARQYDGLLQQQSRVSSELQDGLMRARMLPFEGIVPRLRRVLRQAATETHKQVSLQFSGTHGEMDRNVLDRMTAPLEHLLRNSVAHGLESPKERRKAGKPEEGTVHVALRREGSEMVLEVSDDGAGLNRDAIRKRAEQRGLLQPGAVLPDSALDRLILEPGFSTYDQVSQLAGRGVGMDVVYNEVRQLGGSLEINSVPGKGATFTLRLPQTLAVSQAVFVQIGETQFAVPVAAVSGIGRISHARFSAGAGSYHYAGEDYPLYNLGHLVGQGPAKAEGQPQVPLLLVRAGDLRAAVAVDQVLGNREIVVKPVGPQIASIPGIYGATITGDGSVVVILDAAPLVRRHLAQPQQPTQQVAAVEQRRVPLVMVVDDSLTMRKVTSRVLERHNFEVSAARDGVEALEKLEERVPDLMLLDIEMPRMDGYELATAMKADPRFKDVPIVMITSRTGDKHRQRAFDIGVQRYLGKPYQELDLMRNVYDLLGIARVRE